One Acidobacteriota bacterium genomic window carries:
- a CDS encoding NRDE family protein has product MCTLSWFHGNDGYELFFNRDERHLRGSALPPTLRGGPPARVSPTDADAGGSWIASNAHGLTVCLLNGYRPADADGTFVSRGQVVLQLADYPDVTTALASLDRIDVQALRSFRIFAIDPRIVGSRVWDGETLSKNETPAVDEAIVSSSYRSAEVRRSRREWFRTLLSLRQGDDPASRAAAHMRAHASHQPERGPSSICMHRDDARTVSFSHVEAASHGTRFTYHDDSPCQAQEPTATVYLPRID; this is encoded by the coding sequence ATGTGCACCCTCAGCTGGTTCCATGGCAACGACGGCTACGAGCTGTTCTTCAACCGGGACGAGCGACACCTACGGGGGTCGGCCCTCCCGCCGACCCTACGGGGCGGGCCGCCGGCGCGGGTCTCCCCCACCGATGCCGACGCCGGTGGCAGCTGGATCGCCAGCAACGCCCATGGCCTGACGGTCTGTCTGCTCAACGGTTATCGCCCGGCCGATGCCGACGGCACGTTCGTCAGCCGCGGACAGGTCGTCCTGCAGCTGGCCGACTACCCGGATGTGACGACGGCCCTGGCGAGTCTCGATCGGATCGACGTTCAGGCGCTACGCTCGTTCCGCATCTTCGCCATCGATCCCCGAATCGTTGGCAGCCGGGTCTGGGACGGCGAGACGCTGTCGAAGAACGAGACCCCCGCGGTGGACGAGGCCATCGTCTCGTCCTCGTATCGGAGCGCAGAGGTCCGTCGCAGTCGCCGGGAGTGGTTTCGCACCCTGCTGTCGCTACGTCAGGGCGACGACCCGGCGTCACGGGCGGCGGCCCACATGCGGGCCCACGCCAGCCACCAACCGGAACGCGGTCCATCATCGATCTGCATGCATCGTGACGATGCACGGACGGTCAGCTTCAGTCACGTCGAGGCCGCATCCCACGGAACGCGTTTCACCTACCACGACGACTCGCCGTGTCAGGCGCAGGAGCCGACGGCGACGGTCTACCTGCCCAGGATCGACTAA
- a CDS encoding ATP-binding cassette domain-containing protein, translated as MLSITQLGKHYGGQRLFQDATVNFNPGSRYGIVGANGSGKSTLLRILTGEEEATEGKVAVARKARIGVLRQDHFEFDDVPILDVVMMGHEELWSVIEAKEKLLEAPPDQFDADKFSKLEEFIQENDGYALEARAAEILEGLNIPTDVHREPLSILSGGFKLRVLLAQTLAGSPDVLLLDEPTNHLDILSIRWLEKFLVSFKGIGIVVSHDHRFLNNVCTHVVDVDYERVTTYKGNYDAFVTAKAENRNRKEAEIEKRGKEIDDHRRFVERFKAKPTKARQAKSKVKQMERIVIETLPPSSRRYPHFALKQCRPCGRIALQLKGISKSYDDKPVLEDVSLKVMRGDKLAIIGPNGIGKSTLLKIAVGVVEQDAGEVEWGYETHPGYFAQDHRALLTEERRDLQSWLWDFCPGESVGFVRNRLARVLFTKDDVEKRIGNLSGGEAARLIFSKLDVTHPNVLVLDEPTNHLDLEGIEALAESLRGYDGTIIFVSHDRWFVSKIATRIVEITPDHIEDFVGSYDEYLERCGDDHLDAEAVLRVAREEKKAAKEARKGQS; from the coding sequence ATGCTTTCGATCACCCAGCTTGGCAAACACTACGGCGGCCAGCGGCTGTTCCAGGATGCCACCGTCAACTTCAATCCCGGCTCGCGCTACGGGATCGTCGGCGCCAACGGCTCCGGGAAGTCGACGCTGCTGCGGATCCTGACGGGCGAGGAAGAGGCCACCGAGGGTAAGGTCGCCGTCGCCCGCAAGGCACGGATCGGCGTGCTGCGTCAGGATCACTTCGAGTTCGACGACGTGCCGATCCTCGATGTGGTGATGATGGGTCACGAGGAACTGTGGTCGGTCATCGAGGCCAAGGAGAAGCTGCTCGAGGCGCCCCCCGATCAGTTCGACGCCGACAAGTTCAGCAAGCTAGAGGAGTTCATCCAGGAGAACGACGGCTACGCGCTTGAAGCGCGGGCCGCGGAGATCCTGGAGGGGCTGAATATCCCCACCGACGTGCATCGCGAGCCGTTGTCGATCCTGTCCGGTGGTTTCAAGCTTCGTGTGCTGCTGGCCCAGACGCTGGCGGGGTCGCCGGACGTGTTGCTTCTGGACGAGCCGACCAACCATCTGGACATCCTCTCGATCCGTTGGTTGGAGAAGTTCCTCGTCTCCTTCAAGGGCATCGGAATCGTCGTCTCTCACGACCACCGCTTCCTCAACAACGTCTGCACCCACGTGGTCGATGTCGACTACGAACGCGTCACGACCTACAAGGGCAACTACGACGCCTTCGTCACCGCCAAGGCCGAGAATCGCAATCGGAAAGAGGCGGAGATTGAGAAGCGCGGTAAGGAGATCGACGACCATCGTCGCTTCGTCGAACGCTTCAAGGCCAAACCGACCAAGGCGCGTCAGGCCAAGAGTAAGGTCAAGCAGATGGAGCGCATCGTCATCGAAACGTTGCCACCGTCCTCACGCCGCTATCCACACTTCGCGTTGAAGCAGTGTCGTCCCTGTGGTCGGATCGCGCTGCAGCTGAAAGGCATCTCCAAGTCCTACGACGACAAGCCGGTCCTGGAGGATGTGTCGCTGAAGGTGATGCGTGGTGACAAGCTGGCGATCATCGGCCCCAACGGTATTGGCAAGTCGACACTGCTGAAGATCGCCGTGGGGGTCGTTGAGCAGGACGCGGGTGAGGTGGAGTGGGGCTACGAGACCCACCCCGGTTACTTCGCGCAGGATCACCGCGCCCTGCTGACGGAGGAGCGACGCGACCTGCAATCCTGGCTGTGGGATTTCTGCCCCGGAGAGAGCGTGGGTTTCGTTCGCAATCGACTGGCACGCGTGCTGTTTACCAAGGACGACGTCGAGAAGAGAATCGGCAACCTCTCGGGCGGCGAGGCCGCGCGGCTGATCTTCTCCAAGTTGGATGTCACCCATCCCAATGTGCTGGTCCTGGACGAGCCCACCAACCATCTGGACCTCGAGGGCATCGAGGCTCTGGCGGAGTCGTTGCGCGGCTACGACGGCACCATCATCTTCGTCTCTCATGACCGCTGGTTCGTCTCAAAGATTGCGACTCGCATCGTCGAGATCACTCCGGATCACATCGAGGACTTCGTCGGCAGTTATGACGAGTACCTCGAGCGCTGCGGCGACGACCACCTGGACGCCGAGGCGGTCCTGCGTGTCGCACGGGAAGAGAAGAAGGCCGCCAAGGAGGCCCGCAAGGGCCAGAGTTAG
- a CDS encoding NAD-dependent epimerase/dehydratase family protein encodes MGKGLALVCGGGGFIGGHLVKDLLSQGFAVRSVDQKPVDQWYLLDNAAENLVLDLRQIDACRQAVKGATRVYQLAADMGGMGFIENNKALCMLSVLINTHMLQAAQETGNVERFFYSSSACVYNADKQVNEDVVALKEEDAYPAMPEDGYGWEKLFSERMCRHFREDYGLETRVARFHNVYGPFGTWDGGREKAPAAMIRKVIHSKRSGDNTIEIWGDGKQTRSFMYIDDCIKGINLFTDWDCLEPLNLGSNELVTINQLVDIVEEIAGVTLERNYNLDAPKGVNGRNSDNERINQVFGWEPSIRLRDGMKLTYDWILGEIEAGAKSR; translated from the coding sequence ATGGGTAAGGGACTCGCGCTCGTATGCGGTGGTGGCGGCTTCATCGGCGGCCACCTCGTCAAGGATCTCCTGAGCCAGGGCTTCGCCGTCCGTTCCGTCGACCAGAAACCGGTCGACCAGTGGTACCTCCTGGACAACGCCGCCGAGAACCTCGTCCTCGATCTCCGGCAGATCGACGCCTGCCGACAGGCGGTGAAGGGTGCGACCCGGGTCTACCAGCTTGCCGCCGATATGGGTGGCATGGGTTTCATCGAGAATAACAAGGCGCTCTGCATGTTGAGTGTCCTGATCAATACCCACATGTTGCAGGCCGCCCAGGAGACCGGCAACGTCGAGCGCTTCTTCTACTCGTCATCGGCCTGTGTCTACAACGCCGACAAGCAGGTCAACGAAGATGTGGTGGCGCTGAAGGAAGAGGATGCCTATCCCGCCATGCCGGAAGACGGCTACGGTTGGGAGAAGCTGTTCTCCGAGCGCATGTGTCGTCACTTCCGCGAGGACTACGGGCTAGAGACCCGGGTTGCGCGGTTCCACAACGTCTACGGGCCGTTCGGCACGTGGGACGGTGGGCGAGAGAAAGCGCCGGCGGCGATGATCCGCAAGGTCATTCACAGCAAGCGTTCCGGCGACAACACGATCGAGATCTGGGGCGACGGCAAGCAGACCCGCTCGTTCATGTATATCGACGACTGCATCAAGGGCATCAACCTGTTTACCGACTGGGACTGCCTCGAGCCGTTGAACCTGGGTTCCAACGAGCTGGTGACCATCAACCAGCTTGTCGACATCGTCGAGGAGATCGCGGGCGTCACCCTGGAGCGCAACTACAACCTGGACGCACCCAAGGGGGTCAACGGTCGTAATTCGGATAACGAACGGATCAACCAGGTCTTCGGCTGGGAGCCGTCGATCCGACTTCGGGACGGCATGAAGCTCACCTACGACTGGATCCTTGGCGAGATCGAAGCCGGCGCCAAGTCCCGCTGA
- a CDS encoding S9 family peptidase → MSFRASLRMLLLGLLVGVIVPADAADASFLARYAETNRFRLGRPTKATGTPDGKEILFLRSGPRDFVQDLYRLNLKNGREQPLVTADQLLGGEDETLSVEEKARRERSRTTSRGIAGFHLSPDGKQLLVPLSGRLFLVERKSRKFRELTGDGGSPVDPRFSPDGTMLAVVRDGDLFVIDLATGTQRRLTEGAGKDGDAHISFGLSEFVAQEEMSRHHGYWWSPDSRRIAYQRTDTSGLEQMTIGDATHPESSPNSWPYPRPGKPNAVVTVGVLTLEDRRTTWVEWDNEQHEYLAAVTWSKNAPLTLLVQNRTQTEQQLLAVNDDGSTRTLLVESDPAWLDLDETMPIWFPDGSGFLWTTERRGAWQLEARDRDGAFVHEVTPVEFGLDRVARVDFEKGYAIVTASTNPTERHVYRVTLDGKTHGVTALTTEAGVHFASKAGEGPLWLLMSNAIGQGTDYRVMNGSDASGRSLTSVAESPDLEVNLELREVGSSRTYHTALIRPGAFDPEHKYPIIVHVYGGPTSQMVRAQTGRYVLDQWMADQGYIVVAIDGRGTPGRGREWHRVVKHDLIEIPLHDQAEALQLLAAEVPQMDLERVGIYGWSFGGYFSALAVMRRPEVFHAGVAGAPVVDWRDYDTHYTERYMDTPQNNPDGYDAANVLTYAGDLSRPLLIIHGTADDNVYFSHSLKLADRLFREGRPFDFLPLPGFTHMVPDPLVTKRLYGRIMDHFADALREQVAAD, encoded by the coding sequence ATGTCGTTCCGCGCGTCGCTTCGCATGCTTCTCCTAGGGCTCCTGGTGGGCGTCATCGTCCCTGCGGACGCTGCCGACGCATCGTTCCTCGCCCGTTACGCAGAGACCAACCGCTTTCGACTCGGCCGACCGACGAAGGCCACAGGCACGCCCGACGGCAAGGAGATCCTCTTCCTCCGCTCGGGACCCCGGGACTTCGTCCAGGATCTCTACCGACTGAACCTCAAGAACGGTCGCGAGCAGCCTCTCGTGACCGCCGATCAACTGCTTGGCGGCGAGGACGAGACCCTCAGCGTCGAGGAGAAGGCGCGACGGGAACGGTCACGGACGACCAGTCGTGGCATCGCCGGTTTCCATCTGTCGCCGGACGGCAAGCAACTGCTCGTTCCCCTCTCGGGCCGGCTGTTCCTCGTCGAACGCAAGAGCCGCAAGTTCCGCGAGCTGACCGGCGACGGCGGCAGCCCGGTCGATCCACGCTTCTCTCCCGACGGCACGATGCTGGCGGTGGTCCGCGATGGTGACCTGTTCGTCATCGACCTGGCGACCGGCACCCAACGTCGTCTGACCGAAGGAGCCGGCAAGGACGGCGACGCGCACATCTCGTTCGGGCTGTCGGAGTTCGTGGCCCAGGAGGAGATGAGTCGCCACCACGGCTACTGGTGGTCCCCCGACAGTCGACGGATCGCCTACCAGCGAACCGACACCTCGGGCCTGGAACAGATGACCATCGGGGACGCAACCCATCCGGAGTCGTCGCCGAACAGCTGGCCCTACCCGCGACCGGGTAAACCGAACGCGGTGGTCACGGTCGGCGTGCTGACGCTCGAGGATCGCCGGACGACGTGGGTCGAGTGGGACAACGAACAACACGAGTACCTCGCCGCGGTGACCTGGAGCAAGAACGCGCCGCTGACGCTTCTTGTACAGAACAGAACCCAGACCGAACAACAACTCCTGGCGGTGAACGACGACGGGAGCACACGCACGCTTCTGGTCGAGAGCGACCCTGCGTGGCTCGACCTCGACGAAACGATGCCGATCTGGTTCCCCGATGGCAGCGGCTTCCTGTGGACCACCGAACGACGAGGTGCCTGGCAGCTGGAGGCCCGAGATCGCGACGGTGCGTTTGTGCACGAGGTGACGCCGGTCGAGTTCGGTCTGGATCGTGTCGCCCGTGTCGACTTCGAGAAGGGCTACGCCATCGTGACGGCGTCGACGAACCCAACCGAGCGTCATGTCTATCGCGTCACGCTGGATGGTAAGACGCATGGCGTCACCGCCCTGACGACGGAGGCGGGGGTCCACTTCGCCTCGAAGGCCGGTGAGGGCCCGTTGTGGCTGTTGATGTCGAACGCGATCGGTCAGGGAACCGACTACCGGGTGATGAACGGCAGCGACGCCAGCGGTCGATCGTTGACGTCCGTGGCCGAGAGTCCCGACCTGGAAGTGAACCTGGAACTGCGTGAGGTCGGATCGTCAAGGACTTATCACACCGCGCTGATCCGTCCGGGAGCATTCGATCCGGAGCACAAGTATCCGATCATCGTCCATGTCTACGGGGGACCGACCTCGCAGATGGTCCGCGCCCAGACAGGCCGCTACGTGCTGGATCAATGGATGGCCGACCAGGGCTACATTGTGGTCGCCATCGACGGACGGGGGACGCCGGGTCGCGGCCGAGAGTGGCATCGCGTCGTCAAGCACGATCTGATCGAGATCCCGCTCCATGACCAGGCCGAGGCGCTACAGCTGCTGGCCGCCGAGGTTCCGCAGATGGATCTGGAGCGGGTCGGCATCTACGGCTGGTCGTTTGGCGGCTACTTCTCTGCGCTGGCGGTGATGCGACGACCCGAGGTGTTCCATGCCGGTGTCGCCGGCGCTCCGGTGGTGGACTGGCGGGACTATGACACCCACTACACCGAACGGTACATGGACACCCCGCAGAACAACCCCGACGGTTATGACGCCGCCAACGTGTTGACGTATGCCGGCGACCTCTCGCGCCCGCTCTTGATCATCCACGGCACCGCCGACGACAACGTCTACTTCTCGCACAGCCTGAAGCTGGCGGATCGGCTGTTCCGCGAGGGGCGACCGTTCGACTTCCTGCCGTTGCCGGGCTTCACCCACATGGTGCCGGACCCGTTGGTCACGAAACGGCTCTACGGCCGGATCATGGATCACTTCGCCGACGCGTTACGGGAGCAGGTTGCGGCAGACTAG
- a CDS encoding glycosyltransferase family 4 protein has translation MSGSESRPARRHILVLSHFYPPDPASVGQHSADAAAEMAARGYRVTVISSDRDFEDPSKRYPRYVKRDGVDVHRVPWASFGKRTIFLRALSMGMFMLHCLWAVISRRDVDAILVSTSPPLCGVAATVGHVLRGTPFLYWVMDLNPDQLIVLGKIGRNSLTARISNLIQRRVLRRAGVVIPLDRFMEERLLRKADFRHKSHIIPPWPHERPAPSLDHTDNWFREKHDLQDRFVIMYSGNHGLSTPVETMLAAAKQLEDTPQVQFLFVGGGVRKKMIDEAIANDRPTNVRSLPYQPREDLRFSLSSADLHLVSMEENVVGIVHPCKIYGAMTMGRPIVLLGPRPCHASEILETEQIGWQVDTDDADGMAAAIREALALPSGEIREIGARAKELADRRFSRDALCSSFCDRLEELVS, from the coding sequence GTGTCCGGTTCGGAGTCACGCCCCGCGCGTCGTCACATCCTGGTCCTCAGCCACTTCTACCCACCGGACCCGGCGTCGGTCGGGCAGCACTCGGCCGACGCGGCTGCAGAGATGGCCGCCCGTGGCTACCGGGTGACGGTCATCAGCTCCGATCGCGATTTCGAGGATCCGAGTAAGCGTTACCCGCGCTACGTCAAGCGTGACGGCGTGGACGTCCATCGCGTCCCGTGGGCCAGCTTCGGCAAGCGGACGATCTTCCTGCGGGCGCTCAGCATGGGGATGTTCATGCTGCACTGTCTGTGGGCGGTGATCTCCCGTCGCGATGTGGACGCGATCCTCGTCAGTACCTCGCCACCGCTTTGCGGTGTGGCCGCCACCGTGGGGCATGTGCTCCGCGGGACGCCGTTCCTCTACTGGGTGATGGATCTCAATCCCGATCAGTTGATCGTGCTTGGCAAGATCGGCCGGAACTCGCTAACCGCGCGGATCTCCAACCTGATTCAGCGGAGGGTGTTGCGTCGAGCCGGTGTCGTGATTCCGTTGGATCGATTCATGGAAGAGCGGCTGCTTCGCAAGGCGGACTTCCGACACAAGAGCCACATCATCCCGCCGTGGCCCCACGAACGTCCCGCCCCGTCTCTCGACCACACCGACAACTGGTTTCGAGAGAAGCACGATCTGCAGGACCGTTTCGTGATCATGTACTCGGGGAACCACGGCCTCTCGACACCGGTCGAGACGATGTTGGCCGCGGCGAAGCAGCTGGAGGACACACCGCAGGTGCAGTTCCTGTTCGTCGGTGGCGGTGTCCGCAAGAAGATGATCGACGAGGCGATCGCAAACGATCGCCCGACCAACGTTCGGTCGCTTCCGTACCAGCCCCGGGAAGACCTACGGTTCAGCCTGTCGTCGGCGGACCTCCACCTGGTCTCGATGGAGGAGAACGTCGTGGGCATCGTGCACCCGTGCAAGATCTACGGGGCGATGACGATGGGTCGCCCGATCGTGTTGCTGGGGCCACGGCCGTGTCACGCGTCGGAGATCCTCGAGACCGAGCAGATCGGTTGGCAGGTTGACACCGACGACGCCGACGGGATGGCGGCGGCGATCCGCGAGGCGCTGGCCTTGCCGTCGGGGGAGATTCGGGAGATCGGGGCTCGGGCCAAGGAGCTGGCGGATCGCCGTTTTTCCCGCGACGCCCTGTGCTCCAGCTTCTGTGATCGGCTCGAGGAACTGGTATCTTGA
- the sppA gene encoding signal peptide peptidase SppA — protein MKKFLVGLLAVIGFFSIVAVFGFAVLVLLASSGKPTVPSSVLLEIDFEQGVIETIPPDPLAQLMLDDTMTVPMIVEALEKASDDRRVKGVVARIGGEGIAMAHIQEIRDAVLRFRESGKPAVAWSETFGEFGPGNGGYYLATAFDEIYMQPSGDVGLTGLIYETMFMRGLYDKLDIELQLDQRHEYKNAMNSYTHREYTEPHREVMQSVIDSRFTQIVRGISETRGLEEDEVRDLFDRGPYLGEEAMDAGLVDGLAYRDEVYATMRESVGDKARLLYLPAYRERAGSPFNKGTTVAVIHGYGQVTRGGSRFSPLDGSVSMGSDTLTRAFRAAIDDDRVKAILFRVDSPGGSYVASDSIWRETLRAKEMGKPIIVSMGNLAGSGGYFVVMHADHVVAQPGTITGSIGVLGGKMVVTGLYEKLGISYDGVHTSRNSSQYSPNHPYDDAGYERFQAGLDRIYADFTQKVAEGRGLDLERVQEIAKGRIWTGEQALEIGLIDELGGIHVALDAIRATLDLAPDAQLKLREFPRVDMPWFAGLIEKTENSDVRSQAIVESLREIQPQIRGLRQAGWLGDPGVLVMQDYRALEPRVQIP, from the coding sequence GTGAAAAAGTTTCTCGTCGGTCTGCTGGCCGTCATCGGTTTCTTCTCCATCGTTGCCGTCTTCGGCTTCGCGGTCCTTGTACTCCTGGCCTCATCGGGCAAGCCGACAGTTCCCAGCTCGGTGCTCCTCGAGATCGACTTCGAGCAGGGCGTCATCGAGACGATCCCGCCCGACCCGCTGGCCCAGCTGATGCTGGACGACACGATGACGGTGCCGATGATTGTCGAGGCGCTGGAAAAAGCCTCCGACGATCGTCGCGTCAAGGGTGTCGTCGCACGGATCGGTGGCGAGGGGATCGCCATGGCCCATATCCAGGAGATCCGGGATGCGGTGCTGCGTTTCCGCGAGTCGGGCAAGCCGGCGGTGGCATGGTCCGAGACGTTCGGTGAGTTTGGTCCCGGCAACGGTGGCTACTACCTGGCGACGGCCTTCGACGAGATCTACATGCAGCCGTCGGGCGACGTGGGTCTGACCGGACTGATCTACGAGACGATGTTCATGCGTGGGCTCTACGACAAGCTAGACATCGAACTACAGCTGGATCAGCGTCACGAATACAAGAACGCGATGAACAGCTACACCCATCGCGAGTACACCGAACCCCACCGCGAGGTGATGCAGTCGGTTATCGACTCGCGCTTCACACAGATCGTCCGCGGCATCTCAGAGACAAGGGGGCTTGAGGAAGACGAGGTCCGCGATCTGTTCGATCGTGGACCGTACCTCGGTGAGGAGGCGATGGACGCCGGCCTCGTCGACGGTCTGGCCTATCGCGACGAGGTCTACGCGACGATGCGTGAGTCGGTGGGTGACAAGGCCCGCCTGCTCTACCTACCGGCCTACCGCGAGCGTGCGGGGAGCCCGTTCAACAAGGGCACCACCGTCGCCGTCATCCATGGCTATGGCCAGGTGACTCGCGGCGGCAGCCGCTTCTCGCCGCTGGACGGTTCCGTCAGCATGGGTTCCGACACGCTGACCCGGGCGTTCCGCGCGGCCATCGATGACGATCGGGTGAAGGCGATCCTGTTCCGGGTGGATTCTCCCGGTGGCTCCTACGTGGCATCCGATTCCATCTGGCGCGAGACTCTGCGGGCCAAGGAGATGGGCAAGCCGATCATCGTCTCGATGGGCAACCTGGCCGGGTCGGGTGGCTACTTCGTCGTGATGCACGCCGATCATGTCGTCGCCCAGCCCGGAACGATTACCGGCTCCATCGGAGTGCTCGGCGGCAAGATGGTCGTCACGGGTCTCTACGAGAAGCTGGGCATCAGCTACGACGGTGTCCATACCAGCCGGAACTCGTCCCAGTACAGTCCCAACCATCCCTACGACGACGCCGGCTACGAACGGTTTCAGGCGGGACTGGATCGGATCTATGCGGACTTCACCCAGAAGGTCGCCGAGGGCCGCGGGTTGGATCTGGAGCGGGTTCAGGAGATCGCGAAGGGGCGCATCTGGACCGGCGAGCAGGCGCTGGAGATCGGCCTGATCGATGAACTGGGCGGCATCCACGTGGCGCTGGACGCGATCCGGGCAACGCTGGACCTGGCCCCCGATGCTCAGCTGAAACTTCGCGAGTTCCCACGTGTCGACATGCCGTGGTTTGCCGGCTTGATCGAGAAGACCGAAAACTCCGATGTGCGCTCTCAGGCGATCGTGGAGTCGTTGCGGGAAATCCAACCGCAAATCCGCGGTCTGCGACAGGCCGGATGGCTGGGGGATCCGGGGGTATTGGTGATGCAGGACTACCGTGCCCTGGAGCCGAGGGTGCAGATTCCCTAA